The following are from one region of the Etheostoma spectabile isolate EspeVRDwgs_2016 chromosome 17, UIUC_Espe_1.0, whole genome shotgun sequence genome:
- the lyrm7 gene encoding complex III assembly factor LYRM7, producing the protein MIGRLYNWYSTSLPLNRKGAKEIKMGTRLKVLSAFKALHRTRVAVFKEDDRALEAARLKINEEFRKNKNETSDENIKKMIKMGSDVEAVLREGVIQMEHVGDKKLLLRPRESLLLENVPYCDQPRKKS; encoded by the exons ATGATTGGTCGTTTGTATAACTGGTACAGCACTTCCTTGCCTCTAAACCGGAAGGGAGCTAAAGAAATCAAGATGGGGACACGTTTGAAG GTCCTAAGCGCGTTTAAAGCACTGCACAGAACAAGGGTGGCTGTATTCAAGGAGGATGACAGAGCACTGGAAG CTGCAAGATTAAAGATCAACGAGGAGTTccggaaaaacaaaaatgaaacgtCAGACGAAAACATTAAGAAG ATGATCAAAATGGGCTCAGATGTGGAAGCTGTTCTGCGAGAGGGCGTGATACAAATGGAACATGTTGGAGACAAGAAACTCT TGCTTCGACCCAGAGAGAGCCTTCTACTCGAAAATGTGCCCTATTGTGACCAGCCCAGGAAAAAGTCATGA
- the hint1 gene encoding adenosine 5'-monophosphoramidase HINT1 → MSVRCSFTEPKAALTCRRLICANMADEMAKAQASKPGGDTIFGKIIRKEIPAKLLYEDDQCVAFPDISPQAPTHILVVPKKPIVQLSQAEDSDGALLGHLLLVAKKCAQEAGLLKGYRIVINDGPDGGQSVYHIHVHVLGGRVMAWPPG, encoded by the exons ATGAGCGTTCGCTGTAGTTTCACAGAACCAAAAGCTGCGCTGACATGCAGGCGGCTCATATGCGCCAACATGGCTGATGAAATGGCAAAAGCGCAGGCTTCCAAGCCTGGCGGTGACACAATATTTGGAAAAATCATACGCAAAGAGATTCCTGCCAAACTTCTCTATGAAGACGACCAG tgtgtgGCCTTCCCTGATATTTCACCTCAGGCTCCGACTCACATCCTCGTTGTCCCAAAAAAGCCAATTGTTCAACTATCACAGGCGGAGGATAGTGATGGTGCC tTGTTGGGCCACTTGTTGCTAGTTGCGAAGAAGTGTGCTCAAGAAGCAGGCCTGCTTAAAGGCTACAGAATTGTCATCAATGATGGGCCGGATGGAGGCCAGTCGGTCTACCATATCCACGTCCATGTCCTGGGTGGACGCGTGATGGCATGGCCCCCTGGCTAA